The following DNA comes from bacterium.
TGGCGATCGAAGGCCCCATAAAAGAACTTAGCCTGATGGACCTGTTCCAGCTGCTGGCCATGTCCCGGAAGTCCGGGGTGCTGACGCTGGACTCGGCCCATGACGTTGGTCAGGTGTTCTTCTCCAACGGCAACATCATCCGGGCCACCCTGCAGCAGAGCTACGAGCGGCTGGGGCAGATAATGCTCAAGGCCGGCAAGGTCACCATTCCCCAGGTGGAGAGGATATTAAAGGACCAGTCGGATTCAAAAGAACGCAAACGGTTCGGGGTATTGGCGGCGGAAAGCGGTTTTGTAACCAAGCCGGCGGTCAAGGAAGCGCTCAAGACACAGGTGGAGGAGGTGGTCTTCGCCATCATGGGCTGGCAGGACGGTTATTTCCGCTTTGAGGAAATGGACCTTTCGGCCGATTCCGACACCGAGCTGCTGCTGGTGACCGAGAACGTGATGATGGAGGTCTCGCGCCGTCTGGATGAATGGTCCAAGATCCATTCCAAGCTCCCCGACCTGGACCTGGTGCTGAGCCTTTCCCCCGGCAGCGAGCTGGCCTCGGGCCGGCTGGATTTGAAGCCCGAAGAATGGCTGATCATGGCCACCATCGACGGCAAGCGGACCGCCCGCCAGGTGATAGAGACCGTGGGCGGACGGGAGTTCGAGACCGCCAAGGTTATCTACGGGCTTTGCGTCACCGGTCTGGTGAGGGCCACGGGGAGAAAGACCGACCTGAAACTTGATCTGCAGGAACCGGAGCAGGACCCCATCAATAAGGGTATAGCCGACCTGAACAGCGGAAAAATTGAAGAGGCCATCGACGCCTTCACCAAGCTTGTCCAAAAAGACCCGGAACAGGCCTATGCCCATCTGTATCTGGGCGAATCCTATTATCTGGCCGAATCCTACGACGAGGCCGTGATGGAATACAAGCTGGCCAGCAAGGGCGAGGAGAACAATCCGGAGATCAATTACTGCCTGGGATTCACCTACGCCCGTCTGGGCCGGCTGGAACTGGCGGTGGAGCGCTGGGAGAAATTCCTGCGATTCGCCGGCGGCGACAAAAGAGCGGAGAAGGTTCGGGACCTGGTGACCCTGGCGGTGCGCTGGGCCGAAGGGCTGGAGGCCAAGGCCCGGATCCAGGCGGGAGCGGCGGAGTCAAAAATCGAATCCGCCCGGCCCGAGGGCGTGCCGGCGGAGCTTTCACCTGAGGTCAAGTCCTGGCTGGAGAAGATGAAGATGACCAGGGAAACCCGGTAAGCCTGAACAGACAGGATTAACATGATTTTTTTTTACGGAGCTTATATATAATTCGGTATTGCCCAAAACTTATTGTTGTACAAGGCCCCTGGGTATATCAGTCGTTAATATAAATAAATCCTGCAAATCCTGTTTAAAAAACATTTCGTTCAAAAGAAAACATTTAAAACAAATATTCCATATCCATGTCTGATCCATTAGATAATAACACCCCGGAACAGATGGTAAACGATCCTTCGTCCCAGCTGTTCGCCTCCCTGGCCGATTTTTACCGGGACAACGGGCTTTACCCCGAAGCCATTGCCATCTGCCAGGCCGGGCTGGAGTCCCAGCCCGACAACATCGAAGGACGGCTGGTGCTGTCCAAGTGCCTGCTGGCCACCAAACAGTATGCTTTGGCCCGGGCCGAGGCGGCCAAAGTGCTTTCGGTGCAGTCCGAACATTCAGAAGCCAAGAAGGTCCTGGCCCAGGCCGATTCCGCGGTGCCGGAGGCGGAGGCGCCGGTGGCCGCTCCGGTGAAAATTGAAACGACAATCATTGCGGAACCTCCATCCCAGGCCAAACCGCCGGAAGAACCGGTCCTGGCTGAGGCGGCAGCCAAACTGGAAGCGCCTCTTCCGGAACCGGTAAAAATACCGGATCCGCCGGCCAGGGAGATCCCTTCCAGCCCGCTGCCGTTGATGGCCGGTCGCACCGATCCCCAGCCTGTCCCTGTCCAAGATACCGGGGACCGGCCGGCGGAAATCCCGCCTGAACCCAAGACTCCGCCGGCAGCATCAGATAAACCTCAGAGATTGGCGGCAGAGGAAGCCACCGAACGGCAGGCCGGGTTCGGAAAGATCATGAACGACCTGGTGCAGACCCCGCAGGTCAAGGCCTGCATGCTGGTGGATGAGAACGGTTTTGCGGTGGCCGATGCCGTTTCCCGTTCGGGGCAAAGCATTTCCGAGGACAGCGCCGCCCTTTCCGCCAACATCTTCAAGACCGCTTTTGAAGCCCTGAAAAAGATAAAACTGGGAGAACTGGAGCGGATAGTGATAGAGACGGGCGATGAGAAGATATTCCTGCGCCAGGCCGGGCGGATGGTGCTGATGATCTCGGCCGATTTCTCGGCCAAGGTGGGATTGGTGATGGTCAACAGCAAACGGGCGGCGGAACAGGCCGAGAATCTGGCCAAAAAAGAACCGAACAGATAATCGTTTAAAACTGCCGGTAAATTCAGAGCAAAAGAAATCATGAAAGAAATACTCAATCAAATAAACGAGATCTCCGGGGTCAAAGGCAGCCTGGTGGTGGACAACGAAGGTCTGGTGGTGGTCTCCAACCTGATGTCGGGAATGGAGGAGAGGACCATCAGCGCCATGGTGGCCGGGATCTATCAGGAGATAATCAAGGCCCTCCGGCCGGAGCAGGGGTCGGAGCTTTCCGGGGTGCAGCTTTCGGCCAGCGAAGGCAGCATCATATTCCTTTGCGCGCCGGAATGCATCCTGACGGTGATAACCGAGCCCGGGGCCAACATCGGACTGGTGTCCATTAAGATGAAAGCCAGCCTGGAACGCCTGATGAAGATATTATGACCAATCTCCAGTTCGTCATATCGGAAGAGATCACCGTGGCGGTGGAGCGGGAGATGACCCTGTACATCAAGGCCTCCCGGGCCAAGTGCGCGATCCTGCTGTCAAAGAACGGGCATCTGATCAGCCAGTCTGGTTACGTGGCCGATTTCAGCCTGCAGTCGATCTCGGCCCTGATCGGGGGCATCTTTTCCTCCACCCAGGCCCTGGCCCGCCTGGTGAAGGAGGAAAAATTCAAAGTGATGTTCCAGGAAGGTTCCAAATGGAATGTTTATTTTTGCCTGGTGGGGGAGCACTTCATCCTGGCCACCATCTTTGACAAATCCACGGTGGTGGGCATGATCCGCCATGCCGCCGCCGAAACCGAAAAAGCGCTGGCCCCGCACCTGGAAAAGACCCTGAGCGACGAAGGCGACAACACACCGCTGGCCGAAGAAGAGACCCCGGGAACGCCGTCCTTCCAGGCCCGGGAAAGCCAGGGGATCGAGCTGCCCGACCTTAATCAGGAAGTGGAGGATGCCCTGTCCAAGCTGTTCTCATAAAACGGATATTCGTCCGCATCAGCCAGAATAAAACACAACATAAAAAATTCCATGTCTTTAATCAACTATTCATCCAAAGAGATCACCTGCAAGATCGTCTATTACGGGCCGGGACGCTGCGGCAAGACCTCAAATCTCCAGTATATCTACGGGAAGATCCCGGACGAGAAGCGGAGTTCCATGGTCAGTCTGGCCACCGAAAAGGACCGCACCTTGTTCTTCGATTTTCTGCCGCTGGAGCTGGGGACCATCGCCGGGTACAAGACCAGGGTCCAGCTTTACACCGTTCCCGGGCAGGTGTTCTACAACTCCACCCGCAAGCTGGTGCTGCAGGGCTCGGATGGGGTGGTGTTCGTGGCCGATTCCCAGGTCGATCAGTGGCAGGAGAACCTGGACAGCCTGCAGAACCTGCGGGATAACCTGGCCGGCCTGGGCATGGACCTTTACAAGATACCGATGGTGATGCAGTACAACAAGCGGGACCTGCCCAACATCATGTCGGTGGCCGACCTGAACACCGGACTCAATTTCAGGCGGGCCCATCATTTTGAAGCCATAGCCACCTCCGGGGTGGGGGTCTTTGACACCTTGAAGACCGTCAGCGCTCTGGTGCTGCAGTCGCTTTCGGCCAAATACAAGAAGTAAATAGAACCATTGGAACCGTCATCTATAAGGAATCCATAAAGGCAGGAAACACCAAGAAATAAGTTCACATAACGTTAAACTCAGTGACCGCGTAAATTGAAAACCGACAGTAAATATATAAAACCCGATGGAACAAAACACCCCTGAAATAGTAAAGACCAACTACGTCTTTCACAACTTCTTTACCGGGCCCAACAACCGCCTGGCGTTTTCGGCTGCCCTTAAGGTGTCCGAGGAGCCGGGAAGGATATACAACCCCCTGGTGATCTACGGCGGCGTGGGCTTGGGAAAGACCCATCTGCTGCATGCGGTGGGCAATGCCGTGGCCCTTTCCCACCCGGAATACAAGATCGAGATGCTGGCCGGAAGCCAGCTGGTGGTGGGCGACCTGGCCCGGGCGGAACAGGCCGACCTGCTGCTCTTCGACGATCTGCATCTGGGATTGCACCAGCGCGATGTCCAGGTGCGGCTGCTGCCGCTGTTCGACCGGATGATCGGCTCGGGCCGTCAGATCGTCATCACCACCGACACTCATCCCCAGAAAATTGAGGCGCTGGATCCCAAATTGTTGTCCCGGTTGCTGGGCGGCGTGTTCGCGGCATTAAAGGAGATCGAGCTCCGGGAAAAAGGGCTGATCCTTTTCAAGAAGGCTGAAGCCCGGGGACAAAAACTTCCGGAGGACGTCCTGCAGTTGATCGCTTCCCGGGTCTCATCCAACGTCCGGGAACTTGAGGGAGCCCTGAACCGGGTGCTGCTGTATTCCTCGCTGATGGAGGGCCCGGTCACCAAGGAGACGGTGGATGAGGCTTTGCCTCAGTCGGTTGCGGCCGAGATCCATCTGGAGCCGGCAGCGGAAGCGATCCCGGATGAGCCGGCGGCCCAGCCGGAAGGAGAGTTCGGGGCCTTTGTTTCCGGGCTGGATGACCGGATGCTGAACATGCTTACCGAACAGCAGGATACAGAAAAGATCCGGCGGGAGTACAAGGAGAAGATCTACATATGGAAGATGAAGGGTTTTAACACCGCCTCGGTGGAACTGTCATTGGACCAGGATATTTCCATCTTGGCTTCGGAATATGACAAATACACGGCCAATGTGGAAAAGCTGATAGACCTGCAGCAGCAATTCGGGCAAATGGCCGGCCAATCCACCCCGGAAGAGATGTCCAGAATTGAGTCGGTGCTGTTTGACCCGGAACAGACGGATAAACTTGAACAATTGGTCAAAAGCCTTGTCCAAAGATTAAGCGGAGGAAAAATAGAAACCACGGGGCAAACGGAAACTATCCGTGAGACTCCGGTCCCGGAGATCCCCCGACCAGAGGCCCCGCCAATGCCGGTCATGTTACCGGAACCAGAAGACCAGCCGGTTACCGCACCGGAGGTCCACCCGGAACCCCAGAACGTAAAATCACCGGAAACCCCGGTTCAATCCAAGTCTGATGACATACTGGCGGAAAAGACCGGGAACATTGAAGAAAACTGGCCCTGGGTGGAAGACCGGTTAATGGAAGAATTTTAATTCATTATTTTGATCTGACCAATGGCCATAAAAGGATCCTTTAAGGAAATAAGCCTGCCCGATGTCCTTCAACTGTTGTCGGTGGGACACAAGACCGGATGTTTGAAGGTCACCGACGGCAAGAACTTCGGCAGCATATT
Coding sequences within:
- a CDS encoding DUF4388 domain-containing protein gives rise to the protein MAIEGPIKELSLMDLFQLLAMSRKSGVLTLDSAHDVGQVFFSNGNIIRATLQQSYERLGQIMLKAGKVTIPQVERILKDQSDSKERKRFGVLAAESGFVTKPAVKEALKTQVEEVVFAIMGWQDGYFRFEEMDLSADSDTELLLVTENVMMEVSRRLDEWSKIHSKLPDLDLVLSLSPGSELASGRLDLKPEEWLIMATIDGKRTARQVIETVGGREFETAKVIYGLCVTGLVRATGRKTDLKLDLQEPEQDPINKGIADLNSGKIEEAIDAFTKLVQKDPEQAYAHLYLGESYYLAESYDEAVMEYKLASKGEENNPEINYCLGFTYARLGRLELAVERWEKFLRFAGGDKRAEKVRDLVTLAVRWAEGLEAKARIQAGAAESKIESARPEGVPAELSPEVKSWLEKMKMTRETR
- a CDS encoding roadblock/LC7 domain-containing protein, whose amino-acid sequence is MSDPLDNNTPEQMVNDPSSQLFASLADFYRDNGLYPEAIAICQAGLESQPDNIEGRLVLSKCLLATKQYALARAEAAKVLSVQSEHSEAKKVLAQADSAVPEAEAPVAAPVKIETTIIAEPPSQAKPPEEPVLAEAAAKLEAPLPEPVKIPDPPAREIPSSPLPLMAGRTDPQPVPVQDTGDRPAEIPPEPKTPPAASDKPQRLAAEEATERQAGFGKIMNDLVQTPQVKACMLVDENGFAVADAVSRSGQSISEDSAALSANIFKTAFEALKKIKLGELERIVIETGDEKIFLRQAGRMVLMISADFSAKVGLVMVNSKRAAEQAENLAKKEPNR
- a CDS encoding roadblock/LC7 domain-containing protein, whose amino-acid sequence is MKEILNQINEISGVKGSLVVDNEGLVVVSNLMSGMEERTISAMVAGIYQEIIKALRPEQGSELSGVQLSASEGSIIFLCAPECILTVITEPGANIGLVSIKMKASLERLMKIL
- a CDS encoding roadblock/LC7 domain-containing protein, producing MTNLQFVISEEITVAVEREMTLYIKASRAKCAILLSKNGHLISQSGYVADFSLQSISALIGGIFSSTQALARLVKEEKFKVMFQEGSKWNVYFCLVGEHFILATIFDKSTVVGMIRHAAAETEKALAPHLEKTLSDEGDNTPLAEEETPGTPSFQARESQGIELPDLNQEVEDALSKLFS
- a CDS encoding GTPase domain-containing protein, which encodes MSLINYSSKEITCKIVYYGPGRCGKTSNLQYIYGKIPDEKRSSMVSLATEKDRTLFFDFLPLELGTIAGYKTRVQLYTVPGQVFYNSTRKLVLQGSDGVVFVADSQVDQWQENLDSLQNLRDNLAGLGMDLYKIPMVMQYNKRDLPNIMSVADLNTGLNFRRAHHFEAIATSGVGVFDTLKTVSALVLQSLSAKYKK
- a CDS encoding DnaA/Hda family protein, with product MEQNTPEIVKTNYVFHNFFTGPNNRLAFSAALKVSEEPGRIYNPLVIYGGVGLGKTHLLHAVGNAVALSHPEYKIEMLAGSQLVVGDLARAEQADLLLFDDLHLGLHQRDVQVRLLPLFDRMIGSGRQIVITTDTHPQKIEALDPKLLSRLLGGVFAALKEIELREKGLILFKKAEARGQKLPEDVLQLIASRVSSNVRELEGALNRVLLYSSLMEGPVTKETVDEALPQSVAAEIHLEPAAEAIPDEPAAQPEGEFGAFVSGLDDRMLNMLTEQQDTEKIRREYKEKIYIWKMKGFNTASVELSLDQDISILASEYDKYTANVEKLIDLQQQFGQMAGQSTPEEMSRIESVLFDPEQTDKLEQLVKSLVQRLSGGKIETTGQTETIRETPVPEIPRPEAPPMPVMLPEPEDQPVTAPEVHPEPQNVKSPETPVQSKSDDILAEKTGNIEENWPWVEDRLMEEF